CGCTTAGCATTTTGGCTGCGGACAAAATAGGGCGATCCATTTTGCGGAATTTTACCATATTGATGATGGCCACGGTTAAATTGTAAAAGGTATACAAGGCAAAGGCGTAGATAGCCAGGCCCAGGGAATGAATTCCCTTGTTTTTCTCGATCATCTGAACCATCATACCGACCATGGCGATATTCAGGGCAAACAGCAACCGGCCTGTCAGCCGATACCGTCGCAGCTCGTGCGCTATTTTCTCCTCATCCGTTTCCAGCCTTGACCTCATCTGTTCGCTGCGCAGCAGTAGGAAGCGCATGACACTCAAGATAATATGGTAGCTCGCCACGGCGGCAAACCAGAGAGAGGTATAAATCCAGCTCGCCAGAACATGGAAAACGGCAAACAGCGAATTGATGAACAGCCCTTGATACAGGGAGATTCTCGCCCGAAGTCTGGCGTCGTTCAAGTAGCGTGAGATCAGCGGATTTTGGCGGATGATGAAGCTCATCTTTCGTCCTCCGTCTGTGGCAGCCACGATAAGGACGGTCAGAGCGTAAGCGGAAATTCCGTAGGAAATGTAAGTCAAGGCAGGATCATTCTGCTCCCATGAAAGGGTGAAAACGGTCAGTCCGATCGCCAATATCACGAGGATCATCGACCACACCTTACCGGGTCGAGTCCATCGGGACAAGTTGTCTTTAATTCGTTTCATCACCGATTCTCCTTAGCTTCACAAGAAATGTGCTTCCTTTTCCCGCTTCGCTCTCCACCCTAATCTCACCGCCGACAATATCAATCACCCGCTTGACCAGCGCAAGCCCAAGGCCGTTGCCCTGCGTCGTATGCGATGTATCGCCTTGATAGAATTTCTCAAAGATATGCTTTCCTACCTCCGGGCTCATCCCGCAGCCTGTATCCGAGACCTTAACCACAACCCCATCCTCATCCGCCGTCAAACGGACGGTAATTTTACCATGCGGTTCGGTAAATTTCAGGGCATTGGAAAAAAGGTTGTTCCATACCAGCGACAAAAGCTCGGCATCCGCTTCGATCATGATATCTTCTTCAAGGTCGGTATCGATTTCCAGCTCTTTCTCTTCCCAGATGTTTTCAAACCCCAACAGGCATTCGGAAAGCTGCTCGCCGAGATTGAATTTTTGGACCTCCGGGAAAATCTCTTGATTCTCCAGCTTGTTCAACTTCAAAATGTTGGTGATCAAATCCGACAGCCGGCGGGAAGCCGAGGTGAGCGTCTTGGCGTACTCAATTCTTTTCGCTTCTGACAATGCGGGGGCTTGAAGCAGAGTTGAATAATTTTGGATTACCGCCAGCGGCGTCTTCAGTTCGTGGGAGATATTCGCGATGAAGTCTGTACGCAATGTCTCGATCCCGGAGAGTTCTTTCGCCATCCGATTTAAATTTTCGATGATCATATCGAATTCATTTCTGCTGCCCGGTCCATGAATCGTCTGGATTCGCGCTTTGAAATCGCCCTGCGTGATGCGGCGCGTGGCTTCCAGAATACGTTTGACGGGAAGCTCTACGGTATATTTTCGGCGAATCCCGTCAAGCAAGCCAAAAAGCAAGCTCAGGAAAATCACATTCCCGAAGGTCCTTAGCGCGTTTAGCCGGACTTCCGCCTCCGAAATATCCATTCCGGCAAAAAACAGCAGGAAACTGCAACTGACCACAAAGGAAATCA
This Paenibacillus sp. JZ16 DNA region includes the following protein-coding sequences:
- a CDS encoding HAMP domain-containing sensor histidine kinase, with protein sequence MNKLTTRSLFSWWNYLIFFLVISFVVSCSFLLFFAGMDISEAEVRLNALRTFGNVIFLSLLFGLLDGIRRKYTVELPVKRILEATRRITQGDFKARIQTIHGPGSRNEFDMIIENLNRMAKELSGIETLRTDFIANISHELKTPLAVIQNYSTLLQAPALSEAKRIEYAKTLTSASRRLSDLITNILKLNKLENQEIFPEVQKFNLGEQLSECLLGFENIWEEKELEIDTDLEEDIMIEADAELLSLVWNNLFSNALKFTEPHGKITVRLTADEDGVVVKVSDTGCGMSPEVGKHIFEKFYQGDTSHTTQGNGLGLALVKRVIDIVGGEIRVESEAGKGSTFLVKLRRIGDETN